The Phormidium ambiguum IAM M-71 genome contains the following window.
GCGGAGAACCAAAACTTTTTGATTTGGCCCGATCGCCATTTGTTTATCAACACAACAGGCTTGCCAATAACAGCCTTCATACAACACTTTTCCGGTTTTTCCTGGGAAAATTTCTGTGATTGTTCTTGCTTCAGTAGCATCAGGAATAACCACCTTTTTTCGCTTACTTAATCCGGGACGTACCCAGATAATTAAGGCTAGAGAAACCCCCATCCAATACACGATTTGAATGTGAAAATCTTCATCGTAATTATTGGTGAGGCTCCAATCAACTTCCATTGCCACTGCCATTTGCCAAACAGAAATTGCAGTAATAAATGCGCTAATCCCTAGAAACAAAGCAATTTTTTTGAATTGATTCGGCAGTTTTTGGGCTAGGAAAAATTCTGTGAAACAAAGCACAACTCCGACGGTAAACCATAGCCAAGGCGGACTAAAATTAAATGATGAATTAGTAGTCGTTTGGGCAAAAATCCCAATATAAGTAAAGTACACAACACATGAATCTCCTTAATTAGAAGTGGAATAAATTTTCTGGTGCTACAATCAGCGTGTTTCCTTCTCGTTCCAAAACAAAAACTGTTTGATCGGATGCGATCGCTATTGTTTTAT
Protein-coding sequences here:
- a CDS encoding NfeD family protein; translation: MYFTYIGIFAQTTTNSSFNFSPPWLWFTVGVVLCFTEFFLAQKLPNQFKKIALFLGISAFITAISVWQMAVAMEVDWSLTNNYDEDFHIQIVYWMGVSLALIIWVRPGLSKRKKVVIPDATEARTITEIFPGKTGKVLYEGCYWQACCVDKQMAIGPNQKVLVLRRQGNTLIISFHQ